AGCGCCGCTCCTATTGCGCCAAACTATGTGACGGAGTTGTCCGGCCCATTCTGCCTTCGACGGATAGGGTCACTCGGCCCCCCGAGTCGGGTTCAGGTGTCCGATATTCCGCCTCCGCGCGTCCTGCCCTCCTGCGGCCCTATCGCCCCTCGGACCCGCCCGAACCTTGTCCGGCCCGCCATTCCGAGAGCCTGAGGGCAAATAAGCGGCCGACCGTCTCCGGCCAGGGCGAGGGACATCCGGCCCTAGCGATCGGAAGCGTGTCCGCGCAGCCGCGCGCGACTTTCCGGCGGTATGAGTTGAGTTTTCTTGCGTCACCGTCTTTTCCACCACAGTCCACACCGCTTCGGACCCCGTCGAATCCTTTGTGATGGCGGTCTCCCAAGGGGGCGCAGAACAGCTACTTAGCAGACCCTTGCGCGATTTCTCCGAGCGCCAATGTGCGCTCGTGAAAAAAGGTGCTAACTCTCGTCGCAACAGTGACTTACGGCAAATTTACAAAGCCGTTGACTGGCAAGCACTCTCTACGCTAGAGTGCTAATCGTCCGGCGATGAAGCGGTCACCTTTCGCTGTATCTTCGGACGACAACGGCCCCAAACGCTTGGGGCGCTCAGGGCCGTTGCACAGCTCCTTCACACATCACTGCAGACGCGGGCCAGAGACCGGAAGACCTCACCCGCTGCTGCCTCACCACGAGGCCCACGATCACGACTCAGTACTGACACCGCTCTCGATGGACCTATTCGCAGGGGATGGCGGGTTGCCGAAGCGGGCCGCCATCCACCACTTCCTCGCCGGACTTCCCGGCGCGGCAACCAAGCTTACGGGCAGGGTTCACCATCCCGCAAGCTCTCTGGAGAATTCTCATTTATGGCTAAGACTTCAGCGTTTCATTCCAAGAAGCCGGAAACGAAGGTGTATCACGACAACACCTCGTGCACCGAAGGCAACAACATCGAGTCGTACAACAAGGTTGCGGGCACTGGCAATCGTCCGCGCTGCAAGCGTTGTTCTGAACTCGCGTAGTACTACGACCGAATAGTTGGTTGTGTTGAACAGACCCGTGGTGGGGGAGTTTGGTTCCTTCCCGCCACGGGTCTCTTCACGCTGACGTGACCCCCAACTCTGTACCAGCGGTGTATGCGGTCCAGTGCTAGGGTTGATGAAGTTTGGTGCCGTAATGGCGTGCTTGCGCGCAAACTCGCGCGGGGTGAGATCGTCGAGTCCACTGTGTGGCCGCTCGCATTCATAGTCGATCCGCCAGGCCTCGATCGTGCGCTGGGCGTCGGCGAGACTGACGAACCAGCTCTCGTTCAGACATTCGTCCCGGAACGTCCCATTGAAGCTCTCGATGAACGCGTTCTGCACGGGCTTCCCCGGGTCGATGAAGGCGAGCCCCACGCCGAGACGAGTCTGCCCCTCGACCGGCGCGCTCTGAACTCGGGGCCGGTGTCGCATACGATCGCGCGCGGATAGCCGCGCACCGCGGCGACGCTGTCGAGGACGCGGACCACGCGCTCCCCGGGCAGCGAGACGTCGACCTCGATTGCGGGACACTCCCGCGTGCAGTCGTCCACGAGGGTGAAGCGGCGGGACACCACCGGGCGTCGCCCAGCGTGTCGCGCACGAAGTCCATGCTCCAACGCTCGTTCGCCCGCGTCGGCACCGGCGCGGGCGAGCGCGGCA
This sequence is a window from Gemmatimonadota bacterium. Protein-coding genes within it:
- a CDS encoding transposase; the protein is MGLAFIDPGKPVQNAFIESFNGTFRDECLNESWFVSLADAQRTIEAWRIDYECERPHSGLDDLTPREFARKHAITAPNFINPSTGPHTPLVQSWGSRQREETRGGKEPNSPTTGLFNTTNYSVVVLREFRTTLAARTIASARNLVVRLDVVAFGARGVVVIHLRFRLLGMKR